From Bradyrhizobium symbiodeficiens, the proteins below share one genomic window:
- a CDS encoding TRAP transporter small permease subunit — protein MRPLLAVSTAIDWLNEKVGSVCNILILAACLVSAANAMIRYAFSYSSNSWLETQWYMFAVVVMFGSSYTFKRNEHVRVEIMYLMLSERGQLWLDLIGTLVFLVPACVLLSYLSWSMFYNSFVIGEMSNNAGGLMRWPIKFVLPAGFFMVALQGVSEVIKRAAALRGEVTIDAKYERPTQ, from the coding sequence ATGCGCCCATTGTTGGCGGTGAGTACGGCTATCGACTGGCTGAATGAAAAAGTCGGCAGCGTCTGCAACATCCTTATACTCGCGGCCTGTCTCGTCAGCGCTGCAAACGCGATGATCCGGTACGCCTTCAGCTACAGCTCCAACAGCTGGCTTGAGACGCAATGGTATATGTTCGCTGTCGTCGTGATGTTCGGCTCGTCCTATACTTTCAAACGCAACGAGCATGTCCGCGTCGAAATCATGTACCTCATGCTGTCCGAACGCGGCCAGCTATGGCTCGACTTGATCGGGACATTGGTTTTCCTCGTCCCGGCGTGCGTGCTCCTCAGCTACCTCTCATGGTCGATGTTCTACAACTCGTTCGTCATCGGCGAGATGTCCAACAACGCCGGCGGCCTCATGCGGTGGCCGATCAAGTTCGTCCTGCCGGCCGGGTTCTTCATGGTCGCCCTGCAAGGCGTCTCGGAGGTCATCAAACGCGCGGCCGCCTTGCGCGGTGAAGTCACGATCGATGCGAAATACGAGCGGCCGACCCAATGA
- a CDS encoding EF-hand domain-containing protein — protein sequence MRRPTLAAALLLAALTYPALAQTASDHEGGHHPGSDQAPAPAQTTPPASPSGERQGMMGGGGMMSGGMMGPAMKGRGTMGADAMGPPIMFRMVFALMDADGDGALSSAEFQAAHERIFKAMDSNKDGKLTPEEMQAFMRAGK from the coding sequence ATGCGACGTCCAACTCTTGCTGCAGCGCTGTTGCTCGCAGCGCTGACCTATCCCGCGTTGGCTCAGACGGCATCTGATCACGAGGGCGGCCATCACCCGGGATCGGATCAGGCACCGGCGCCCGCGCAAACGACGCCGCCCGCAAGCCCGTCCGGCGAGCGACAAGGCATGATGGGTGGTGGAGGCATGATGAGTGGAGGCATGATGGGTCCCGCCATGAAGGGGCGCGGCACGATGGGTGCGGACGCGATGGGGCCTCCGATCATGTTCCGCATGGTGTTTGCGCTGATGGACGCCGACGGCGACGGAGCCCTCTCGTCGGCGGAGTTTCAGGCAGCCCACGAGCGAATTTTCAAGGCCATGGACAGCAATAAGGATGGCAAGCTCACGCCGGAAGAAATGCAGGCGTTCATGCGAGCCGGAAAATAG
- a CDS encoding gamma-glutamyl-gamma-aminobutyrate hydrolase family protein, protein MRKPVVGVIGNAHRVENRFQVQMVGERNLRAVAEVSGGLPMMFAGAPDITDIGALLDTVDGIVLTGARANVHPTRFNVDPCEAHEPYDIHRDEVALALSVACVARGVPLFGICRGLQEMNVAFGGSLHPEIREIPGRMNHRMPRLENGEIHPDPTVVFADRHDVELTPGGAFAKLLGCEKIRVNSLHGQGILEPGRRVLVEGVAEDGTIEAIRIAEAPTFALGVQWHAEYDPQHNPINRKLFEAFGEALVARQRAAA, encoded by the coding sequence ATGAGAAAGCCGGTCGTCGGCGTGATCGGGAATGCCCATCGCGTCGAAAATCGATTTCAGGTCCAGATGGTCGGCGAGCGCAATTTGCGCGCCGTGGCCGAGGTTTCCGGCGGCCTGCCGATGATGTTCGCGGGAGCGCCTGATATTACCGACATCGGTGCGCTGCTCGACACGGTCGACGGCATCGTGCTGACCGGCGCCCGCGCCAACGTGCACCCGACCCGTTTCAACGTCGATCCGTGTGAGGCGCACGAGCCCTACGACATCCACCGCGACGAGGTGGCGCTGGCGCTTTCGGTCGCCTGCGTCGCTCGCGGCGTGCCGCTGTTCGGGATCTGCCGCGGCCTCCAGGAGATGAACGTCGCCTTCGGCGGCTCGCTGCATCCGGAGATCCGCGAAATTCCCGGCCGCATGAACCATCGCATGCCCCGGCTCGAGAACGGCGAGATCCACCCCGATCCGACCGTGGTGTTCGCCGACCGTCACGACGTCGAGCTGACGCCGGGCGGCGCGTTCGCAAAGCTGCTCGGCTGCGAGAAGATCAGGGTCAATTCGCTGCACGGCCAGGGCATTCTCGAGCCCGGCAGGCGCGTGCTGGTCGAGGGCGTCGCCGAGGACGGCACCATCGAGGCGATCCGGATCGCGGAAGCCCCGACCTTCGCGCTCGGTGTGCAATGGCACGCCGAATACGATCCCCAGCACAATCCCATCAATCGCAAGCTGTTCGAGGCCTTTGGCGAAGCGCTGGTCGCAAGGCAGCGCGCGGCGGCGTAG
- a CDS encoding AI-2E family transporter — protein MTMSKDERSRTRGDLAWAISVGGIGVVLFTALLAFTWYFAATVLLIFTGTLLGLGLNALTGALGRRVPLPHPVRLAIVCTALALMLVGIAYLGGATIAEQASLLSKTIKSQIGNVKSFLDSHGIDTSFFDFGNGVTDSSANIPSEAAPAAAAPSRGSLPSAGALASSGGAIVSQTFKLLLGTIHGVGNIFIVLFLGLAFAAQPSVYHDGLLYLAPARHRTRVALIIDRISETLERWLIAQIIVMLAVGVVTWIGLAVIGIPGSFILGIQAGLLAFIPTLGAIIAGVVVVLASLASGWIPALSAFLLFMGVHAMESYVLTPILQRQALDIPPATLFAFQIVLGVVFGIWGLALALPLVAIGKVMIDHFKTYEAPLAEAT, from the coding sequence GTGACCATGTCCAAAGATGAACGCTCCCGGACCCGCGGCGACCTCGCCTGGGCGATCTCGGTCGGGGGCATCGGCGTCGTGCTGTTCACCGCGCTGCTCGCCTTCACCTGGTATTTCGCCGCCACCGTGTTGCTGATCTTCACCGGCACGCTGCTCGGTCTCGGCCTCAACGCACTGACCGGCGCACTTGGCCGCAGGGTGCCCCTGCCGCATCCGGTACGGCTCGCGATCGTCTGCACCGCGCTCGCCCTGATGCTCGTCGGCATCGCCTATCTCGGCGGCGCCACCATCGCCGAACAGGCTTCGCTGCTGAGCAAGACCATCAAGTCGCAGATCGGAAACGTGAAGTCCTTTCTGGACAGCCACGGCATCGACACCAGCTTCTTCGATTTCGGCAACGGCGTGACCGACTCCTCGGCGAATATTCCGTCGGAGGCGGCGCCCGCAGCGGCGGCGCCCTCCCGCGGTTCCTTGCCCAGTGCGGGCGCGCTGGCCTCCAGCGGCGGCGCGATCGTGAGCCAGACCTTCAAGCTGCTGCTCGGCACCATCCACGGCGTGGGCAACATCTTCATCGTGCTGTTCCTCGGCCTTGCCTTCGCCGCCCAGCCCAGCGTCTATCACGACGGCCTGCTGTATCTGGCGCCGGCGAGGCACCGCACCCGCGTCGCCCTGATCATCGATCGCATCAGCGAAACCCTGGAGCGCTGGCTGATCGCACAGATCATCGTCATGCTCGCGGTCGGCGTGGTGACCTGGATCGGGCTTGCCGTCATCGGCATCCCCGGCTCGTTCATCCTGGGAATTCAGGCCGGCCTGCTCGCCTTCATCCCGACCCTCGGAGCCATCATCGCGGGCGTCGTCGTGGTGCTGGCGAGCCTCGCCTCGGGCTGGATCCCGGCGCTATCGGCCTTTCTGCTCTTCATGGGCGTGCACGCCATGGAGAGCTACGTGCTGACGCCGATCCTGCAGCGGCAGGCGCTGGACATCCCGCCGGCCACGCTGTTCGCGTTCCAGATCGTGCTCGGCGTCGTGTTCGGCATCTGGGGCCTGGCGCTGGCGCTGCCGCTGGTTGCCATCGGCAAGGTCATGATCGACCATTTCAAGACCTATGAGGCGCCATTGGCGGAGGCGACCTGA
- a CDS encoding antibiotic biosynthesis monooxygenase family protein, protein MITEIAQIDVKPGSEKDFEAAVAKAKAAFGRSKGFHGFELHKSIEKPQRYRLMVKWATLENHTVDFRGSENFAEWRGLVGQYFASPPEVEHTETVLTT, encoded by the coding sequence ATGATCACCGAGATCGCGCAAATCGACGTCAAGCCGGGCAGCGAGAAGGACTTCGAGGCCGCTGTCGCCAAGGCCAAGGCCGCTTTCGGCCGCTCCAAGGGCTTTCACGGCTTCGAACTGCACAAATCCATCGAGAAGCCGCAGCGCTACCGGCTGATGGTGAAGTGGGCGACGCTGGAGAACCACACCGTCGATTTCCGCGGCTCGGAGAATTTTGCCGAATGGCGCGGCCTCGTCGGCCAGTATTTCGCCTCGCCCCCGGAGGTCGAGCACACCGAGACCGTGCTGACGACCTGA
- a CDS encoding GGDEF domain-containing protein: MMSLDSITLYLVATMVAALLGAMMVFFGRQENSPALKWWGTAYLLGAASVALWTAAGDRLGPHLYLALNAVGLVACGMVWNAARVFHGRKPNWPGLVLGALAWVAAVALLDPEASMVRMIVGAGIVSVYAALTASELWTERRKSLQRRWPAVVMPVMHGCVLMLPVLIGGFLRPHDAGFSQSIWVKVFAVELILYAVGTVFVIFMLVSERTVTAHRTAASTDPLTGMLNRRGFSEACGRVIEREAKAGRPVTVMIFDIDHFKSINDRFGHPAGDEMLKLFSTVVVNNLRITDMSGRIGGEEFAALLPCSLEEGVLVAERVREAFETSGVVVDEGPVDTTVSIGVAGGPAGTELEVLLASADTALYQAKRGGRNRVEAAEELPLSLENWRRQSAARISTPRPATA; the protein is encoded by the coding sequence ATGATGTCGCTCGATAGCATCACGCTCTATTTGGTCGCCACCATGGTCGCCGCATTGCTCGGCGCCATGATGGTTTTCTTCGGCAGGCAGGAGAACAGCCCTGCACTGAAATGGTGGGGCACCGCCTATCTCCTCGGTGCCGCCTCCGTAGCGCTGTGGACCGCGGCCGGCGACAGGCTGGGCCCGCATCTCTACCTCGCGCTTAACGCGGTCGGCCTCGTCGCCTGCGGCATGGTGTGGAACGCGGCGCGCGTCTTCCACGGCCGCAAGCCGAACTGGCCCGGCCTCGTGCTCGGTGCGCTCGCCTGGGTCGCCGCCGTCGCGTTGCTCGACCCCGAGGCATCCATGGTGCGGATGATCGTCGGCGCCGGCATCGTCTCGGTCTACGCGGCACTGACCGCCAGCGAGCTCTGGACCGAACGGCGCAAGAGCCTGCAACGACGCTGGCCGGCCGTCGTGATGCCGGTGATGCACGGCTGCGTGTTGATGCTGCCGGTTCTGATCGGCGGCTTCCTGCGTCCGCACGATGCCGGCTTCTCCCAGAGCATCTGGGTCAAGGTGTTCGCGGTCGAACTCATCCTCTACGCCGTCGGTACCGTGTTCGTGATCTTCATGCTGGTGTCCGAGCGCACGGTGACCGCGCACCGCACCGCCGCGTCGACCGATCCCCTGACCGGCATGCTCAACCGCCGCGGCTTCTCGGAAGCCTGCGGCCGCGTGATCGAGCGCGAGGCCAAGGCCGGACGTCCCGTCACCGTGATGATCTTCGACATCGACCATTTCAAGTCGATCAACGACCGCTTCGGCCACCCCGCCGGCGATGAGATGCTGAAGCTGTTCTCCACCGTCGTCGTCAACAATCTGCGCATCACCGACATGTCGGGGCGGATCGGCGGCGAGGAATTCGCGGCACTGCTGCCGTGTTCGCTGGAGGAGGGCGTGCTGGTCGCCGAGCGCGTACGCGAGGCGTTCGAGACCTCCGGCGTCGTGGTCGACGAAGGCCCGGTCGACACCACCGTCAGCATCGGCGTCGCCGGCGGTCCTGCCGGCACCGAGCTCGAAGTGCTGCTGGCATCCGCCGACACCGCGCTCTATCAGGCCAAGCGCGGCGGCCGCAACCGCGTCGAGGCGGCGGAGGAGCTGCCGCTGTCGCTGGAGAACTGGCGCCGCCAGAGCGCCGCGCGGATCAGTACGCCGCGGCCGGCCACCGCCTGA
- the rpsI gene encoding 30S ribosomal protein S9 yields the protein MAESIQSLDQLSQLKTAAAPDAPKHEKKVDKFNRAYATGKRKDAVARVWIKPGAGKVTVNSREVEVYFARPVLRMMIEQPFSVAARSGQYDVVCTVAGGGLSGQAGAVRHGISKALTYFEPELRTVLKKGGFLTRDSRVVERKKYGKAKARRSFQFSKR from the coding sequence ATGGCCGAATCCATTCAGTCGCTCGACCAGCTCTCGCAGCTCAAGACGGCGGCGGCGCCCGATGCGCCCAAGCACGAGAAGAAGGTCGACAAGTTCAACCGCGCCTATGCCACCGGTAAGCGCAAGGACGCGGTCGCTCGCGTCTGGATCAAGCCGGGCGCCGGCAAGGTCACGGTCAACTCCCGCGAGGTCGAGGTCTATTTCGCTCGTCCCGTGCTGCGCATGATGATCGAGCAGCCGTTCTCGGTGGCCGCCCGTTCCGGCCAGTACGACGTGGTCTGCACGGTTGCCGGCGGCGGCCTGTCCGGCCAGGCCGGCGCGGTCCGTCACGGCATCTCAAAGGCGCTCACCTATTTCGAGCCGGAGCTGCGCACGGTGCTCAAGAAGGGCGGTTTCCTGACCCGCGACTCGCGCGTGGTCGAGCGCAAGAAGTACGGCAAGGCCAAGGCCCGCCGGTCCTTCCAGTTCTCGAAGCGTTAA
- the rplM gene encoding 50S ribosomal protein L13 codes for MKTFSAKPAEVTKKWVLIDAKGLVVGRLATIVAMRLRGKHLPTYTPHVDCGDNVIIINAQHAVLTGRKREQKTYYKHTGYVGHIKERTARQILEGKHPERVLEKAVERMIPRGPLGRVQMGNLRVYGGADHPHEAQTPEKIDIAKLNRKNTRAA; via the coding sequence ATGAAAACCTTTTCGGCAAAGCCGGCTGAGGTGACGAAGAAGTGGGTGCTGATCGACGCCAAGGGTCTGGTCGTCGGCCGCCTCGCCACCATCGTTGCCATGCGCCTGCGCGGCAAGCACCTCCCGACCTACACCCCGCACGTTGATTGCGGCGACAACGTCATCATCATCAACGCGCAGCATGCGGTTCTCACCGGGCGCAAGCGCGAGCAGAAGACCTACTACAAGCACACCGGCTATGTCGGCCACATCAAGGAGCGCACCGCGCGCCAGATCCTCGAGGGCAAGCACCCCGAGCGCGTGCTGGAGAAGGCCGTCGAGCGCATGATCCCGCGTGGTCCGCTCGGTCGCGTCCAGATGGGCAACCTCCGCGTCTATGGCGGCGCCGATCATCCGCACGAGGCTCAGACGCCCGAGAAGATCGATATCGCCAAGTTGAACCGCAAGAACACGAGGGCCGCATAA
- a CDS encoding PaaI family thioesterase has translation MALAKMSVADVEQFLRVEFPQAFSGDDIMIESADGQTCLLRQRFSEKMLRPGGTVSGPTLMALADFAMYVVLLSAIGPVGLAVTTNLNINFLRKGQPGQDVLAEARLLKLGKRLAVGEVKLLSGTSPDPIAHVTSTYSIPNV, from the coding sequence ATGGCGTTAGCGAAAATGAGCGTGGCGGATGTCGAGCAGTTCCTCCGCGTCGAATTTCCCCAGGCGTTCAGCGGCGACGACATCATGATCGAAAGCGCGGACGGCCAGACCTGCCTCCTGCGGCAGCGTTTCAGCGAGAAGATGCTGCGTCCCGGCGGAACCGTATCCGGCCCGACGCTGATGGCGCTAGCCGATTTCGCGATGTACGTGGTGCTGCTGTCCGCGATCGGACCGGTCGGGCTCGCCGTGACCACCAATCTCAACATCAATTTCCTGCGCAAGGGCCAGCCCGGCCAGGACGTGCTGGCGGAGGCGCGGCTGCTCAAGCTCGGCAAGCGGCTGGCGGTCGGGGAGGTGAAGCTGTTGTCCGGCACCTCGCCCGATCCGATCGCCCATGTCACCTCGACCTATTCCATTCCAAATGTTTGA
- a CDS encoding enoyl-CoA hydratase: MSAQAARAPSPQPPILLRETKGSIAVLTLNRPAARNSLSAATIASLHAELNDIGGDKAIRGVVIAANGPAFSAGHDMKELTARRTDPDRGRAFFAEMMTACSAMMQAIVHLPKPVVAAVQGIATAAGCQLVASCDLAIASEDAKFATPGVDIGLFCSTPMVALSRNVPRKQAMEMLLTGEPVTADRAREIGLVNRVVPAGTELGAAIELAQQVALKSAYTVKLGKEAFYRQAEMSLEEAYRYAAEVMTENMMARDAEEGIGAFIEKRAPTWRDE, from the coding sequence ATGTCCGCCCAGGCCGCCCGCGCCCCCTCCCCGCAACCGCCGATCCTGCTGCGCGAGACCAAAGGCTCCATCGCGGTCCTGACGCTGAACCGGCCCGCTGCGCGCAACAGCCTGTCGGCAGCGACGATCGCCAGCCTGCATGCCGAACTCAATGATATCGGCGGCGACAAGGCCATCCGCGGCGTCGTAATCGCGGCCAACGGCCCGGCTTTCTCCGCCGGCCACGACATGAAGGAACTCACCGCGCGCCGCACCGATCCCGACCGCGGCCGCGCCTTTTTCGCCGAGATGATGACCGCCTGCAGCGCAATGATGCAGGCGATCGTACACCTGCCCAAGCCCGTGGTGGCTGCCGTCCAGGGCATCGCGACCGCGGCCGGCTGCCAGCTCGTGGCAAGCTGCGATCTTGCCATCGCCTCGGAGGACGCCAAGTTCGCCACGCCGGGCGTCGACATCGGCCTGTTCTGCTCAACGCCGATGGTGGCGCTGTCGCGCAACGTCCCGCGCAAGCAGGCCATGGAGATGCTGCTGACGGGCGAGCCTGTCACGGCCGACCGCGCGCGCGAGATCGGGCTCGTCAACCGCGTGGTGCCCGCCGGCACAGAACTCGGCGCTGCGATCGAGCTCGCGCAGCAGGTCGCGCTGAAATCCGCCTACACCGTCAAGCTCGGCAAGGAGGCATTTTATCGCCAGGCCGAGATGAGCCTTGAGGAGGCCTATCGTTATGCCGCAGAGGTGATGACCGAGAACATGATGGCGCGCGACGCCGAGGAAGGCATCGGCGCCTTCATCGAAAAGCGTGCGCCGACATGGCGGGATGAGTGA
- a CDS encoding CoA-binding protein produces MNHDAYPDNYIRAILNSVKSIAMVGASPVNVRPSYFAFKYLAQRGYDMIPVNPGHVGKELLGKPFVASLADIDRPIDMIDIFRNSSHILPVVEEALTLDPLPKVIWMQLGARDEVAAAKAESVGIKVVMNRCPKIEYGRLSSEISWMGVNSRTLSSKRAPAPTQGMRLSLNRMSVGGGDTAASDRAAKNKSEQS; encoded by the coding sequence ATGAACCACGACGCCTATCCCGACAATTACATCCGCGCCATCCTCAACTCCGTGAAGTCGATCGCGATGGTCGGCGCCTCGCCGGTCAACGTGCGGCCGAGCTATTTCGCCTTCAAATATCTGGCACAGCGCGGTTACGACATGATCCCGGTCAATCCCGGCCATGTCGGCAAGGAGCTGCTCGGAAAGCCCTTCGTCGCCTCGCTCGCCGACATCGACCGTCCCATCGACATGATCGACATCTTTCGCAATTCCAGTCACATCCTGCCCGTGGTCGAGGAGGCGCTTACCCTCGACCCGCTGCCGAAGGTGATCTGGATGCAGCTCGGCGCGCGTGACGAGGTGGCGGCAGCGAAAGCCGAGTCGGTCGGTATCAAGGTGGTGATGAACCGCTGTCCCAAGATCGAATATGGCCGCCTGTCGTCCGAGATCTCCTGGATGGGCGTGAATTCGCGCACGCTCAGTTCCAAGCGCGCGCCGGCACCGACGCAAGGCATGCGGCTATCCCTCAATCGGATGAGCGTCGGCGGCGGCGACACCGCGGCCTCCGACCGCGCCGCAAAAAACAAGAGCGAGCAAAGCTGA
- a CDS encoding O-acetylhomoserine aminocarboxypropyltransferase, which yields MSDRLPGFSTLAVHAGAQPDPTTGARATPIYQTTSFVFNDADHAASLFGLQAFGNIYTRIGNPTNAVLEERVAALEGGTAALAVASGHAAQVVVLQQLMQPGDEFIAARKLYGGSINQFTHAFKSFGWNVVWADPDDISSFERAVTPRTKAIFIESIANPAGSITDIEAISTVARKAGVPLIVDNTLASPYLIRPIDHGADIVVHSLTKFLGGHGNSLGGIIVDAGTFDWSTGGKYPMLSEPRPEYHGIKLQETFGNFAFAIACRVLGLRDLGPALSPFNAFMILTGIETLPLRMQKQCDNAKAVAEFLAGHPAVASVSYAGLPSDKYHQLARKYAPKGAGAVFTFSLKGGYDAGVSLVSKLQLFSHLANVGDTRSLVIHPASTTHSQLDDAAKIKSGAGPDVVRLSIGIEDKEDLIADLEQALGA from the coding sequence ATGAGCGATCGCCTTCCGGGATTTTCAACCCTCGCCGTGCACGCCGGTGCACAGCCCGACCCCACCACCGGCGCGCGCGCGACTCCGATTTATCAAACGACCTCGTTCGTGTTCAACGACGCCGACCACGCCGCCTCGCTGTTCGGCCTGCAGGCATTCGGCAACATCTATACCCGCATCGGCAATCCCACCAATGCGGTGCTGGAAGAGCGCGTCGCAGCCCTCGAAGGCGGCACGGCGGCGCTGGCGGTGGCCTCGGGCCATGCCGCGCAGGTCGTGGTGCTGCAACAATTGATGCAGCCCGGCGACGAGTTCATCGCGGCGCGAAAGCTCTATGGCGGCTCGATCAACCAGTTCACGCATGCGTTCAAGAGCTTCGGCTGGAACGTGGTGTGGGCCGATCCCGATGACATCTCGAGCTTCGAGCGCGCGGTGACGCCGCGCACCAAGGCCATCTTCATCGAGTCCATCGCCAATCCCGCCGGCAGCATCACCGACATCGAGGCGATCTCGACGGTGGCGCGCAAGGCGGGCGTGCCGCTGATCGTCGACAACACGCTGGCCTCGCCCTACCTCATTCGTCCGATCGACCATGGCGCCGACATCGTGGTGCACTCGCTGACGAAGTTCCTCGGCGGCCACGGCAATTCGCTCGGCGGCATCATCGTCGATGCCGGCACCTTCGACTGGTCGACCGGCGGCAAATATCCGATGCTGTCGGAGCCGCGGCCGGAATATCACGGCATCAAGCTCCAGGAGACGTTCGGCAATTTCGCCTTCGCGATCGCCTGCCGCGTGCTCGGCCTGCGCGACCTCGGCCCCGCGCTGTCGCCCTTCAATGCCTTCATGATCCTGACCGGCATCGAGACGCTGCCGCTGCGCATGCAGAAGCAGTGCGACAATGCGAAAGCGGTCGCCGAATTCCTCGCCGGTCATCCGGCGGTAGCCTCGGTCAGCTATGCGGGCCTGCCGAGCGACAAGTACCACCAGCTCGCGCGCAAATACGCGCCCAAGGGCGCGGGTGCCGTGTTCACCTTCAGCCTGAAGGGCGGCTACGACGCCGGCGTCAGCCTGGTGTCGAAGCTGCAGCTGTTCTCGCATCTCGCCAATGTCGGCGATACCCGCTCGCTGGTGATCCATCCGGCCTCGACCACGCACAGCCAGCTCGACGACGCCGCCAAGATCAAGTCCGGCGCCGGCCCCGACGTGGTGCGGCTCTCGATCGGCATCGAGGACAAGGAAGACCTGATCGCGGATCTGGAACAGGCGCTGGGAGCGTAG
- a CDS encoding COX15/CtaA family protein, protein MTPISAPSNPHRAVRWWLISVAALIALMVLVGGATRLTESGLSIVEWKPVTGSLPPLSEAQWTEAFEAYKRIPQYRELNAGMSLSEFKQIFWWEWSHRLLGRFIGVAYLLPFLFFLWRGGLSGELKRRLWLLFALGGLQGAVGWWMVASGLTERVEVSQYRLATHLVLALLIFAGIVWTVRRLKERPQIAASARLRFTSALLLVVTFVQIYFGALVAGLRAGRAYNTWPQIDGAFIPSAERLWFETPWWRNMFDNVLTVQFEHRMTAYALFALAALHAIDAVRSRAGAAASGALSLFAAVSLQAVLGILTLLNQVPIDLALSHQAVAIVVLMLAVMQVERLASRQSAQAQSRAVPVGQPG, encoded by the coding sequence ATGACACCGATTTCCGCCCCGTCCAACCCGCATCGCGCCGTGCGCTGGTGGCTGATCTCCGTCGCCGCGCTGATCGCGCTGATGGTGCTGGTCGGCGGCGCGACGCGGCTGACGGAATCCGGCCTCTCGATCGTCGAATGGAAGCCGGTCACGGGCAGCCTGCCGCCGCTGTCGGAGGCGCAGTGGACCGAGGCGTTCGAGGCCTACAAGAGGATCCCGCAATATCGCGAGCTCAACGCGGGCATGAGCCTGTCCGAGTTCAAGCAGATTTTCTGGTGGGAATGGAGCCACCGGCTGCTTGGCCGTTTCATTGGCGTCGCCTATCTCTTGCCGTTCCTGTTCTTCCTGTGGCGCGGTGGCCTCTCCGGTGAGCTGAAGCGCAGGCTGTGGCTGCTGTTCGCGCTCGGCGGTCTCCAGGGCGCGGTCGGCTGGTGGATGGTCGCCTCGGGCCTGACGGAGCGCGTCGAGGTCTCGCAATATCGGTTGGCGACGCATCTCGTGCTCGCGCTGCTGATCTTCGCCGGCATCGTCTGGACGGTGCGACGGCTCAAGGAGCGGCCGCAGATTGCAGCATCGGCGCGGCTGCGATTCACGAGCGCGCTGCTGCTCGTCGTGACGTTCGTGCAGATCTATTTCGGCGCGCTGGTCGCGGGCCTCCGCGCGGGGCGCGCCTACAACACCTGGCCGCAGATCGACGGCGCGTTCATTCCCTCGGCCGAGCGGCTGTGGTTCGAGACGCCGTGGTGGCGCAACATGTTCGACAACGTGCTGACGGTGCAGTTCGAGCACCGCATGACCGCCTATGCGCTGTTTGCGCTGGCTGCGCTCCACGCGATTGACGCGGTGCGGTCGCGCGCAGGTGCAGCCGCGAGCGGCGCGCTCTCGCTGTTCGCGGCGGTGAGCTTGCAGGCGGTGCTCGGCATTCTCACGCTGCTCAACCAGGTGCCGATCGACCTCGCGCTGTCGCACCAGGCGGTCGCAATCGTCGTGCTGATGCTCGCCGTTATGCAGGTGGAGCGGCTCGCTTCGCGGCAATCTGCGCAGGCGCAGTCGCGCGCGGTTCCAGTTGGCCAGCCCGGCTGA
- a CDS encoding DUF2842 domain-containing protein, which yields MTIRTRKFLGAILLLMLCTVWALLGMAAAQMPWIAESGWRQAIYYVVVGLGWVLPAMPIVSWMQRPDRLKSNS from the coding sequence ATGACGATCCGCACCCGCAAGTTCCTCGGCGCCATCCTGCTCCTGATGCTTTGCACCGTCTGGGCCCTGCTCGGCATGGCGGCGGCGCAGATGCCGTGGATCGCCGAATCCGGCTGGCGTCAGGCGATCTATTACGTGGTGGTCGGCCTGGGCTGGGTGCTGCCGGCGATGCCGATCGTGAGCTGGATGCAGCGGCCTGATCGCCTCAAATCTAATTCGTAG